The Bacteroidota bacterium genome contains a region encoding:
- a CDS encoding MFS transporter produces MYQKIWNKSFTKLTISNFLICVVYYSLISALPVYLDTQLHAGKSIVGIVLAAYTIASVTIRPFSGYALDKFGRKVIFLSALFFYSLVCTGYLFAVSVGILILLRFAHGFAWGVTTISGNTVVVDITPVDKRGEGIGYYGLSTTMGMAIGPFVGMLVARQWGFMLMFFCCFIISTIGFLLAASVKYPKYVPKNENKKFSWSNLFEKKSLIPSSNLFLVMIPYGGLLSFIVLYGQEIGVAHPASFFLVYALGIACSRFLSGKVFDKQGPHNILLICISLLIAGFILLASIKSSLGFYCAALVMGFGNGVVFPIFQAMVNNMVLPNRRGAGNSTLFTFLDLGMGLGMLVDGFISEHLSIRTAFLISSLICTVGLVYFLTVVCSHYNKYKLVG; encoded by the coding sequence ATGTACCAAAAAATATGGAATAAAAGCTTTACCAAATTAACAATCTCCAATTTTTTAATATGCGTAGTTTATTATTCACTTATTTCTGCTTTGCCTGTTTACCTGGATACTCAGTTACATGCGGGGAAAAGTATAGTCGGCATAGTACTTGCGGCATACACCATTGCTTCAGTTACAATTCGTCCTTTTTCCGGGTATGCCCTCGATAAATTCGGACGTAAAGTCATATTTCTTTCAGCCTTATTCTTTTATTCACTGGTATGTACCGGTTATCTCTTTGCAGTTTCCGTCGGAATTCTGATTTTACTGCGCTTTGCACATGGTTTTGCATGGGGAGTGACGACTATTTCCGGGAATACTGTTGTTGTTGATATTACTCCCGTTGATAAAAGAGGCGAGGGCATAGGTTATTATGGCCTGTCGACAACAATGGGCATGGCCATCGGTCCGTTTGTGGGTATGCTTGTTGCCCGCCAGTGGGGCTTTATGCTGATGTTTTTCTGTTGTTTTATAATCAGTACCATTGGCTTTTTGCTTGCCGCTTCGGTGAAATATCCCAAATATGTTCCTAAAAATGAGAACAAGAAATTTTCGTGGTCCAATCTTTTTGAAAAGAAATCGCTGATTCCTTCATCCAATCTTTTTTTGGTGATGATTCCTTATGGTGGTTTGCTCTCGTTCATTGTCCTTTATGGGCAGGAAATAGGGGTTGCCCATCCGGCTTCCTTTTTTCTGGTTTATGCTTTAGGAATTGCCTGTTCCCGCTTTCTGTCCGGTAAAGTATTTGATAAACAGGGGCCACATAACATCCTTTTAATATGTATTTCCCTGTTGATTGCCGGATTTATCCTGCTTGCTTCTATCAAGAGTTCCCTTGGCTTTTATTGTGCTGCCTTAGTTATGGGCTTTGGTAATGGGGTTGTTTTTCCGATTTTTCAGGCTATGGTCAATAATATGGTGTTGCCCAATCGCAGAGGTGCTGGCAATTCTACTCTTTTTACTTTTCTTGACCTGGGGATGGGACTTGGGATGCTTGTAGATGGTTTTATTTCTGAACATTTGTCCATCAGGACGGCCTTTCTGATAAGCTCTTTGATTTGTACTGTCGGACTGGTCTATTTTCTTACTGTTGTCTGTAGCCATTACAACAAATATAAGCTTGTTGGCTAA
- a CDS encoding LysM peptidoglycan-binding domain-containing protein, producing the protein MKKTIFNSKILRTFTLVCLIWAVAGIQQAVAQQIATIPHPDKEKTVINGKYYYIHEIKSGETLYGIGKQYGIDPQAILDENPEAKNGFQYRQKIKIPAGEIPAETTAVQDVKPDTSDTTYYKVKEKQTLYAVSRMFDVSEEDIMNWNPVLRNSTIQAGQTIKIPKKSPKQTKTTEKTVVPPALNNTNNDSFIYHKAEKKETWYSIAKKYGVTVDNLVSWNPEVKAQGLKTGQTIKIRHLSKNSKISHPKDTVVTKKVVKISLCDSIQEKCSEPLKEKFSGTYNVALMLPLFLKNNGQNYVAEKGTKEEEEEEISKGIYSKSINFLEFYEGALLAIDSIKRMGLSVNLYVYDTQKDSNRVKEIVKEKFFRNMNLIIGPFYSEQVRVAAAFGKKYNIPVVSPLSIKDESILYTNPYLFQVHPSKNLEMIKVGNFLSQSAHKNIIFLYGNDPTDLERVKTLKNSILRNRKNKGEEKPVIKELKFSSIVRGSLSPYLLKNDENIVVVPSVKEALVSDVVSHLNQISKTYKIKCFGLSTWRRFRNIDQESYANIDLHYYTPFYIDYQKEVTKKFIRKFRETYKTEPYKVTSEGYNYGFLGYDIAYYFLSALGNYGQGFPCCVESYHPELMMSNFHFSKINNKGGYENTSVYIINHNKDFSITKVTE; encoded by the coding sequence TTGAAAAAGACAATATTTAACAGTAAAATTCTAAGAACTTTTACTTTAGTATGTTTAATTTGGGCTGTAGCCGGCATTCAACAGGCAGTAGCCCAACAAATAGCCACCATCCCGCATCCTGATAAAGAAAAGACAGTTATTAACGGGAAATATTATTATATCCATGAAATAAAAAGCGGAGAAACCCTTTACGGCATAGGCAAACAGTATGGGATAGATCCCCAGGCCATCCTGGATGAAAATCCTGAAGCAAAAAATGGCTTCCAATACAGGCAAAAAATCAAAATCCCTGCCGGAGAAATTCCTGCAGAAACCACTGCTGTTCAGGATGTTAAACCCGACACTTCAGATACCACCTATTATAAAGTAAAAGAAAAACAAACTCTTTATGCTGTGTCCAGGATGTTTGACGTTTCAGAGGAAGACATCATGAACTGGAATCCTGTCCTGCGAAACAGCACCATTCAGGCAGGACAAACTATCAAAATCCCCAAAAAGAGCCCCAAACAAACTAAAACCACGGAAAAAACAGTTGTACCTCCTGCTTTGAATAATACAAACAACGACTCTTTTATCTATCATAAAGCGGAGAAGAAAGAAACCTGGTATTCCATAGCAAAAAAATACGGGGTGACGGTTGATAACCTTGTTTCATGGAATCCTGAAGTAAAAGCCCAGGGCCTAAAAACCGGACAAACCATAAAAATCCGGCATCTATCAAAAAACTCGAAAATAAGTCATCCTAAAGATACTGTAGTTACTAAAAAAGTTGTAAAAATTTCATTATGCGATTCTATCCAGGAAAAATGTTCAGAACCGCTTAAAGAAAAATTCTCAGGAACTTATAATGTCGCTCTGATGCTCCCGTTGTTTTTAAAAAATAACGGACAAAATTATGTTGCGGAAAAGGGAACAAAAGAAGAAGAAGAAGAGGAAATATCCAAAGGCATCTATTCAAAATCAATAAACTTTCTCGAATTTTATGAAGGAGCTTTGCTGGCTATAGATTCAATCAAGAGAATGGGGCTGTCGGTGAATTTATATGTATACGATACACAAAAAGATTCCAACAGGGTTAAAGAGATTGTTAAAGAAAAATTCTTCAGGAATATGAACCTGATTATTGGCCCCTTTTACAGCGAACAGGTTCGCGTTGCGGCAGCCTTTGGAAAAAAATACAACATCCCGGTAGTTTCACCCTTATCCATCAAGGATGAAAGTATCCTTTATACTAATCCCTATCTTTTCCAGGTACATCCATCTAAAAACCTGGAAATGATCAAAGTAGGTAATTTTCTCTCCCAATCTGCCCATAAAAATATCATTTTCCTCTACGGGAACGACCCTACAGACCTGGAGAGGGTGAAAACATTAAAGAATTCAATTCTAAGAAACCGTAAAAATAAAGGGGAAGAGAAACCTGTAATTAAAGAACTTAAGTTCTCAAGTATAGTCCGTGGTTCGTTGTCTCCTTATTTATTAAAAAATGATGAAAATATCGTAGTAGTCCCATCAGTGAAAGAAGCACTTGTTTCTGATGTGGTTTCTCACTTGAATCAAATTTCAAAAACTTATAAAATTAAGTGTTTCGGGCTTTCTACCTGGAGAAGATTCAGAAATATCGATCAGGAATCTTATGCCAATATTGATTTGCATTATTATACACCTTTTTACATCGATTATCAAAAGGAAGTAACCAAAAAATTCATCCGGAAATTCAGAGAAACCTACAAAACCGAACCCTATAAAGTTACTTCCGAAGGTTATAATTACGGTTTCCTCGGATACGACATTGCATACTATTTTCTGAGTGCTTTAGGAAATTACGGACAGGGATTCCCGTGTTGTGTCGAATCCTATCACCCGGAATTAATGATGTCAAATTTTCATTTTTCAAAAATCAACAACAAAGGCGGATATGAGAATACTTCAGTTTACATTATCAATCATAACAAAGATTTCAGCATCACGAAGGTCACAGAATAG
- a CDS encoding phosphoribosylaminoimidazolesuccinocarboxamide synthase: MEKAITETNFRFPGQKGKYTGKVRDVYNINDQYLVMVVSDRVSAFDVVLSKGIPYKGQVLNQIASKFLDATSDIVPNWKIASPDPMVTVGHMVQPFKVEMVIRGYLSGHAFREYKEGKNSLCGVPFPKGLKENDKFPKPMITPTTKALEGHDEDISREEIIANNLVSEADYEQLEKYTYALFERGTEMAASKGLILVDTKYEFGKKDGKIYLIDEIHTPDSSRYFYAEGYQERQKKGEPQKQLSKEFLRQWLIEHDFQGKEGQIMPFLPDSFVREVSERYIELYENIIGETFVKSDTSNILERIEKNVLHCLSHL; the protein is encoded by the coding sequence ATGGAAAAAGCAATAACAGAAACCAACTTTAGATTTCCCGGTCAGAAAGGAAAATACACCGGAAAAGTCAGAGATGTTTATAACATAAACGACCAGTATTTAGTTATGGTTGTGAGTGACCGAGTTTCGGCCTTTGATGTGGTCTTATCAAAAGGTATTCCTTATAAGGGACAGGTGCTCAACCAGATTGCTTCAAAATTCCTGGATGCTACTTCCGATATTGTGCCCAACTGGAAAATTGCATCGCCCGATCCCATGGTTACTGTAGGCCATATGGTTCAGCCTTTTAAAGTGGAAATGGTCATCCGGGGATATTTATCCGGCCATGCCTTCCGCGAATACAAAGAAGGAAAGAACAGCCTGTGCGGAGTTCCTTTTCCAAAGGGATTAAAGGAAAATGATAAATTCCCCAAACCCATGATCACTCCTACTACCAAGGCATTGGAAGGCCATGATGAGGATATCTCCCGCGAGGAAATCATTGCAAACAACCTGGTCTCCGAAGCCGATTACGAACAGTTGGAGAAATATACTTATGCACTGTTTGAACGCGGAACAGAAATGGCTGCCTCTAAAGGTTTGATTCTGGTTGATACAAAATACGAATTCGGGAAAAAAGACGGGAAAATATACCTGATTGATGAAATTCACACCCCCGATTCATCCAGGTATTTTTATGCAGAAGGATACCAAGAAAGACAAAAGAAAGGCGAACCGCAAAAGCAGCTTTCAAAGGAATTTCTCCGCCAATGGTTGATTGAACATGATTTCCAGGGAAAAGAAGGACAGATCATGCCCTTCCTGCCCGACTCATTCGTTCGTGAAGTATCTGAAAGATACATAGAACTTTATGAGAATATCATTGGTGAAACATTTGTAAAGAGTGATACTTCCAATATTTTGGAAAGGATAGAAAAGAATGTACTTCATTGCTTAAGTCATTTATAA